A window of Chloroflexota bacterium genomic DNA:
CCGCCTGTCGAAGAATAAATGGCAGAAAGTTGGTCGAGGGTTGCGGTGGCGGTGTGGAAACATTCGGCGCGACGCCCATCCGCAAATAACCGCCGCGCCCGGTGCTCCATAAGATTCGCGCGTTCGCGGTGCCGGGCAAATCGTACGCGACCAAGCCGGTGTGCGCGGTGCCGACGACGACTTCGAGATCCCCGTCCGCATCAATGTTCGCAATCGTCGGGGCTGCCAGCGCGCCGTCCCAGTTTTGCGTTGAGCGCGGCAAATCAATCGCGTGAAGCAATGCGCCGTTCCAACCCAGGATCAAAAGTTGTCCACCCGCGTTGCTTCCCTTTTGCGTCCAGGTCGTTACGATCACTTCGGCTTTGCCATCGCTGTCGAGATCAACCACGGCTGGTTCGGAACCAAAGCGAATGAAACTCTCGGCGGGATTCTTGATGCGATAAGGAAAATTGCCGTGCTCGGTACGATCCAACCAGTACGCATGCAAGCGACCATCGTACGATTCGTAGAGAATCTCGCGGAGTCCATCGCCATCCAAATCAACGACGACTGGATTCGGCATCACCGTTTCGATAGCGTTGTAATCTTCAGAGAGCGGCGTCGCGGTAAGATCGCGTGTCGGCAAATTCGTCCAATCGTAACCATTGCCTGACCAGCGCGTGCGATCCGCGCGCAAAATGTATGGGGAGTGAAACAAACTCGTGTACGGATTCGTGCGGCAATCGTACTGATTACCGATGATAATGATTTCGAGAATACCGTCGCCATTCACATCCGCGAAGGTCGGCGCGCTATCCGCGAAATTGGGACGCGGTTCGAGCGGCTCGACGCCGGTGGAACAATTCGCGTACCCGCGCAGATCAACCGCGTGATCGTAATGAAATCCGACGCGCGCCCACGGCTTGTTCTGTCCACTGACTTGTCCGTACAGCGCGTTCGCGCGCATCGGCGTCGCGTCGTCGTTGTAGCCAGACGTGTAATGCGTGTCGTTCGGTCCGATCATCTCCAATCGCCCATCGCCGTCGAGATCGG
This region includes:
- a CDS encoding VCBS repeat-containing protein, which codes for MNKWLLATAFAFFLAPIAQPTSATPRAISAPVLKWQNGGCQTTWCRTGWYSSPAVADLDNDGKPEVIWTDYRIVVVNGEDGSDQWIIANPSGGRGWPSVVVADVNNDGAREIVTAHSGGWLTITNANGTTFPGWFQQPTAGSELRSLAVGDVDANGDLEILVCSTRSDNQWFIYEHTGAIRAGWPQQTDSDSIGYAAGCFNENVGLADLDGDGRLEMIGPNDTHYTSGYNDDATPMRANALYGQVSGQNKPWARVGFHYDHAVDLRGYANCSTGVEPLEPRPNFADSAPTFADVNGDGILEIIIIGNQYDCRTNPYTSLFHSPYILRADRTRWSGNGYDWTNLPTRDLTATPLSEDYNAIETVMPNPVVVDLDGDGLREILYESYDGRLHAYWLDRTEHGNFPYRIKNPAESFIRFGSEPAVVDLDSDGKAEVIVTTWTQKGSNAGGQLLILGWNGALLHAIDLPRSTQNWDGALAAPTIANIDADGDLEVVVGTAHTGLVAYDLPGTANARILWSTGRGGYLRMGVAPNVSTPPPQPSTNFLPFILRQAGW